The following proteins are encoded in a genomic region of Catellatospora sp. TT07R-123:
- a CDS encoding FdhF/YdeP family oxidoreductase, with protein sequence MAKKPPRDDVGDQDLTVRAPKDSAAGLPGVMHGLRAAGAQMGVRRSALTLLKMNQADGFDCPGCAWPEPIPAHRAHFEFCENGAKAVAEEATLRRVTRAFFAEHAVADLAGRSDYWLGQQGRLTEPMVKRPGATHFTPIGWDEAFTLAADHLRAIEPDRALFYTSGRTSNEAAFLYQLMARAYGTNNLPDCSNMCHESSGVALNSTIGMGKGSVTLEDVHRAKLIAVVGQNPGTNHPRMLSALELAKKNGAKIISVNPLPEAGLMRFKNPQKVGGLVGGGTPLADLHLPIRVGGDLALFQAIGSLLLSWGTVDEDFVASYTAGFEAYADALRELDWDLVHAATGLDRDQIEAAARLFAGSPATIVCWAMGLTQGRDSVATIREVVNVQLLRGMIGLPGAGLCPVRGHSNVQGDRTMGIWHEPPSWLGALGESLSLPMPARRGYDTVEAIRAMRDGQATVFMALGGNFAAASPDTGVTEAGLRSCALTVHVSTKLNRSHVVTADPQTVLILPCLGRTERDVQASGEQFVTVEDSMSCVHASQGRLEPAAPQLRSEVAIVAGLARHLLPDSTVPWETYAEDYRSVRALIADTVPGFADFEAKVRVPGGFTLPHPPRDDRRFPTPDGRARFTASPLEVLTVPPGRLLLQTLRSHDQYNTTIYGLDDRYRGVKAGRRVVFVNPDDLREFGVADGDVVDLVSEWADGERVAESFRVIAYPTVRGCAATYFPEANVLVPLDSTAAESNTPTSKQVVVRLRTR encoded by the coding sequence ATGGCGAAGAAGCCTCCCCGCGACGATGTCGGTGACCAGGACCTGACCGTGCGTGCACCCAAGGACAGCGCGGCCGGCCTGCCCGGGGTGATGCACGGCCTGCGCGCCGCAGGAGCGCAGATGGGCGTACGCCGCTCCGCCCTCACCCTGCTCAAGATGAACCAGGCCGACGGCTTCGACTGCCCCGGCTGCGCCTGGCCGGAGCCCATCCCGGCGCACCGGGCCCACTTCGAGTTCTGCGAGAACGGCGCCAAGGCGGTGGCCGAGGAGGCGACGCTGCGCCGGGTGACCCGCGCGTTCTTCGCCGAGCACGCCGTGGCCGACCTGGCCGGGCGCAGCGACTACTGGCTGGGCCAGCAGGGGCGGCTCACCGAGCCGATGGTGAAGCGACCGGGCGCGACGCACTTCACACCGATCGGCTGGGACGAGGCGTTCACGCTGGCCGCGGACCACCTGCGCGCGATCGAGCCGGACCGGGCGCTGTTCTACACCTCCGGCCGCACCTCCAACGAGGCCGCCTTCCTCTACCAGCTGATGGCGCGGGCGTACGGCACCAACAACCTGCCGGACTGCTCCAACATGTGCCACGAGTCGTCCGGGGTGGCGCTGAACAGCACCATCGGCATGGGCAAGGGCTCGGTGACCCTGGAGGACGTGCACCGGGCCAAGCTGATCGCGGTGGTGGGCCAGAATCCGGGCACCAACCACCCGCGCATGCTCAGCGCCCTGGAGCTCGCCAAGAAGAACGGCGCGAAGATCATCTCAGTGAACCCGCTGCCCGAGGCCGGGCTGATGCGGTTCAAGAACCCGCAGAAGGTCGGCGGGCTGGTCGGCGGCGGCACCCCGCTGGCCGACCTGCACCTGCCGATCCGGGTCGGCGGCGACCTGGCCCTGTTCCAGGCGATCGGCTCGCTGCTGCTGTCGTGGGGCACGGTCGACGAGGACTTCGTCGCGTCGTACACGGCGGGATTCGAGGCCTATGCCGACGCCCTGCGCGAGCTGGACTGGGACCTGGTCCACGCCGCGACCGGCCTGGACCGCGACCAGATCGAGGCCGCGGCGCGGCTGTTCGCCGGCTCCCCCGCCACCATCGTGTGCTGGGCGATGGGCCTGACCCAGGGCCGCGACTCGGTGGCGACCATCCGCGAGGTGGTCAACGTGCAGCTGCTGCGCGGCATGATCGGCCTGCCCGGCGCGGGCCTGTGCCCGGTGCGCGGCCACTCCAACGTCCAGGGCGACCGGACCATGGGCATCTGGCACGAGCCGCCGTCGTGGCTGGGCGCCCTCGGCGAGTCGCTGTCGCTGCCGATGCCGGCCCGGCGGGGGTACGACACGGTCGAGGCGATCCGCGCCATGCGCGACGGCCAGGCGACCGTGTTCATGGCGCTGGGCGGCAACTTCGCCGCCGCCTCGCCCGACACCGGGGTCACCGAGGCGGGGCTGCGCTCGTGCGCGCTGACCGTGCACGTGTCCACCAAGCTCAACCGCTCGCACGTGGTCACCGCCGACCCGCAGACCGTGCTGATCCTGCCCTGCCTGGGCCGCACCGAGCGCGACGTGCAGGCCTCGGGCGAGCAGTTCGTGACGGTCGAGGACTCGATGTCGTGCGTGCACGCCTCGCAGGGCCGCCTCGAACCGGCCGCGCCGCAGCTGCGCTCCGAGGTCGCGATCGTGGCCGGGCTGGCCCGGCACCTGCTGCCCGACTCCACCGTCCCGTGGGAGACGTACGCCGAGGACTACCGCTCGGTGCGGGCCCTGATCGCCGACACCGTGCCCGGCTTCGCCGACTTCGAGGCGAAGGTGCGCGTGCCCGGCGGGTTCACGCTGCCGCACCCGCCGCGCGACGACCGCCGCTTCCCGACCCCGGACGGCAGGGCCCGGTTCACGGCCAGCCCGCTGGAGGTGCTGACGGTGCCGCCGGGCCGCCTGCTGCTCCAGACGCTGCGCAGCCACGACCAGTACAACACCACGATCTACGGCCTGGACGACCGCTACCGCGGGGTGAAGGCGGGCCGCCGGGTGGTCTTCGTCAACCCCGACGACCTGCGCGAGTTCGGCGTGGCCGACGGCGACGTCGTCGACCTGGTGTCGGAGTGGGCCGACGGCGAGCGGGTCGCCGAGTCGTTCCGGGTGATCGCGTACCCGACCGTGCGCGGCTGCGCGGCGACGTACTTCCCCGAGGCGAACGTGCTGGTGCCGCTGGACTCCACGGCCGCCGAATCGAACACCCCGACGTCCAAGCAGGTCGTCGTCAGGCTGCGTACGCGCTGA
- the fdhD gene encoding formate dehydrogenase accessory sulfurtransferase FdhD, translated as MGRASDRRAVTRIDLSGGASAARRPDTLAAEEPLEIRVGHRGGPRPPLAVTMRTPGDELDLALGFLLTEGVITAPDDVHTAQLCAGAEVENSYNVVDVVLAEHVPPPQAGTERNFYTTSSCGVCGKASIDAIRVRSRHDVAADPVAVDPAVLAGLPDRLRGAQRTFERTGGLHAAGLFTAAGELVTVREDVGRHNAVDKVIGAALRAGRLPLAGHVLLVSGRASFELTQKAWLAGIPVLAAVSAPSTLAADLADEAGMTLVGFLRGPTMNVYTRPDRLT; from the coding sequence ATGGGCCGGGCCAGCGACCGCCGTGCCGTCACCCGGATCGACCTGTCCGGCGGCGCGTCCGCCGCGCGCCGCCCGGACACGCTGGCCGCCGAGGAACCGCTGGAGATCCGGGTCGGGCACCGCGGCGGGCCCCGCCCGCCGCTGGCCGTCACCATGCGCACCCCCGGCGACGAGCTCGACCTCGCCCTGGGCTTCCTGCTCACCGAAGGCGTCATCACCGCACCGGACGACGTGCACACCGCCCAGCTGTGCGCCGGAGCCGAGGTCGAGAACAGCTACAACGTGGTGGACGTGGTGCTGGCCGAGCACGTGCCGCCGCCGCAGGCGGGGACGGAGCGCAACTTCTACACCACCAGCTCGTGCGGGGTCTGCGGCAAGGCCAGCATCGACGCGATCCGGGTGCGCTCGCGCCACGACGTCGCCGCCGACCCGGTGGCGGTCGATCCGGCCGTGCTGGCCGGGCTGCCCGACCGGCTGCGCGGGGCGCAGCGCACGTTCGAGCGCACCGGCGGCCTGCACGCGGCCGGGCTGTTCACGGCCGCCGGGGAGCTGGTGACCGTACGCGAGGACGTCGGGCGCCACAACGCCGTCGACAAGGTGATCGGCGCCGCGCTGCGGGCCGGGCGGCTACCGCTGGCCGGGCACGTGCTGCTGGTCTCCGGCCGCGCCAGCTTCGAGCTGACCCAGAAGGCGTGGCTGGCCGGGATACCGGTCCTGGCCGCGGTGTCGGCGCCCAGCACGCTCGCCGCCGACCTGGCCGACGAGGCCGGGATGACGCTGGTCGGCTTCCTGCGCGGCCCGACCATGAACGTCTACACCCGCCCGGACCGCCTCACCTGA
- a CDS encoding NUDIX domain-containing protein — translation MTVPDRDRVSALLLDADELILLRRTRPEQPEPYWVTPGGGRDRHDASLLAALLRELDEELRAVVTPPVPLTIRDSTGPDGRRLIRHHLYACRLVEMDPANRYGPEFANPAKGTYDVVRVPFTLPALAALNLQPAVLRDYLGGAVDLVRRAARDGRASYRVRFAADARPDRLRAALAEAYGADDALVRLEPGDGGGCDLLAGDELARLTGASELELATRLCRLAATSALVTDGPDHWRVAPDGSYAPASR, via the coding sequence ATGACGGTTCCGGACCGCGATCGGGTCAGCGCGCTCCTGCTCGACGCCGACGAGCTGATCCTGCTCCGCCGCACCCGGCCCGAACAGCCCGAGCCGTACTGGGTGACACCCGGCGGGGGCCGGGACCGGCACGACGCCTCGCTGCTGGCCGCGCTGCTGCGCGAACTGGACGAGGAACTGCGCGCCGTGGTCACGCCACCGGTGCCGCTGACGATCCGCGACAGCACCGGCCCCGACGGCCGTCGCCTCATCCGGCACCATCTCTACGCGTGCCGCCTGGTCGAGATGGACCCCGCCAACCGGTACGGCCCCGAGTTCGCCAACCCGGCCAAGGGCACGTACGACGTGGTGCGGGTGCCGTTCACCCTGCCCGCGCTGGCGGCGCTGAACCTCCAGCCCGCCGTGCTGCGCGACTACCTCGGCGGGGCGGTGGACCTGGTCCGGCGGGCGGCGCGGGACGGGCGGGCCTCCTACCGCGTCCGGTTCGCCGCCGACGCCCGGCCCGACCGGCTGCGGGCCGCCCTCGCCGAGGCGTACGGCGCGGACGACGCGCTCGTGCGGCTGGAGCCGGGGGACGGCGGCGGCTGCGACCTGCTGGCCGGGGACGAACTGGCCCGGCTGACCGGCGCGAGCGAGCTGGAGCTGGCCACGCGCCTGTGCCGCCTGGCCGCCACGTCCGCCCTGGTCACCGACGGCCCCGACCACTGGCGAGTCGCCCCCGACGGGTCCTACGCCCCCGCCTCCCGCTGA
- a CDS encoding sensor histidine kinase KdpD encodes MVTVNVTGVITMADPTDPATQDAHLETVDMLLHLSRRSQAMVDRLIGCLDRMGQQEHDPERLKNFFELDFLALRMRRNDESLLVLAGGESARIRRDPVPLEEVLQGACSEVEDFRRIEFGVVEPGLVVAAPVVNDLVHLLAELFDNAAAFSAPDTKVLVEVRRVTDRAVILIEDRGIGIPPARLRELNQRLAQPTPPSAITVRQMGVGVVGRLAQRHDIRVELEPAGERGIAASVVLPSHTLAG; translated from the coding sequence TTGGTCACCGTCAACGTCACTGGAGTGATCACCATGGCCGACCCGACCGACCCCGCGACCCAGGACGCGCACCTCGAGACGGTCGACATGCTGCTGCACCTGTCGCGGCGCTCGCAGGCGATGGTGGACCGGCTCATCGGCTGCCTGGACCGGATGGGCCAGCAGGAGCACGACCCGGAGCGGCTGAAGAACTTCTTCGAGCTGGACTTCCTGGCCCTGCGGATGCGGCGTAACGACGAGAGCCTGCTGGTGCTCGCCGGGGGCGAGTCGGCGCGCATCCGCCGCGATCCGGTGCCGCTGGAGGAGGTGCTCCAGGGCGCCTGCTCGGAGGTGGAGGACTTCCGCCGGATCGAGTTCGGGGTGGTCGAGCCGGGCCTGGTCGTCGCCGCCCCGGTCGTCAACGACCTGGTGCACCTGCTGGCGGAGCTGTTCGACAACGCGGCCGCGTTCTCCGCGCCCGACACGAAGGTGCTGGTGGAGGTGCGGCGCGTCACGGACCGGGCGGTCATCCTGATCGAGGACCGGGGTATCGGCATCCCCCCGGCGCGCCTGCGCGAACTCAACCAGCGCCTGGCCCAGCCGACCCCGCCCAGCGCGATCACGGTCCGGCAGATGGGCGTCGGGGTGGTCGGCCGGCTGGCCCAGCGGCACGACATCCGGGTCGAGCTGGAGCCCGCGGGTGAGCGCGGCATCGCCGCCTCGGTGGTGCTGCCCTCGCACACTCTGGCGGGATGA
- the lysS gene encoding lysine--tRNA ligase, protein MAVSPEADWVSRFADEVIAEAERRAPGKPIVCASGLSPSGPIHLGNLREVMTPHLVADEIRRRGHECVHLISWDDYDRFRKVPAGVPGIDETWAQHIGKPLTSVPAPAGSRYANWAEHFKAPMIESLAQLGVEYHPISQTEQYTTGKYREQILLAMRERARIDAVLDRYRTKNRTAGGAQPGKLDEEEAAAAAEAAEGSGAAGEDDGNTVAGYFPYKPYCSVCDRDLTTVVAYDDETTELDYTCACGHAEQVRLSEHNRGKLVWKVDWPMRWAYEGVIFEPSGVDHSSPGSSFQVGGQLVGEIFGGEQPIGPMYAFVGISGMAKMSSSRGGVPTAADALDIMEPPLLRWLYARRRPNQSFKIAFDQEIQRLYDEWDTLGRKVGDGTATPADAAAYTRAVGTAAGLLPVTPHVLPYRTLASIVDVTTGDEAQTLRILRDLDPADPVASLDETRPRLDKAQRWITTHVPADQRTRVLAGPDTARLAELGETERESLRLLLAGLDEHWSLEGLTTLVYGVPKVMLGLPPDVKPTPELKTAQREFFALLYHLLVGRDTGPRLPTLLLAVGPDRVRTLLTPAAA, encoded by the coding sequence GTGGCTGTAAGCCCCGAGGCCGACTGGGTCTCCCGCTTCGCGGATGAAGTGATCGCCGAGGCGGAGCGTCGCGCGCCGGGCAAACCGATCGTCTGCGCGTCCGGCCTGAGCCCGTCGGGCCCGATCCACCTGGGCAACCTGCGCGAGGTGATGACCCCGCACCTGGTCGCCGACGAGATCCGCCGCCGCGGCCACGAGTGTGTGCACCTGATCTCCTGGGACGACTACGACCGGTTCCGCAAGGTCCCGGCCGGGGTCCCGGGCATCGACGAGACCTGGGCGCAGCACATCGGCAAGCCGCTGACCTCGGTGCCCGCCCCCGCCGGCAGCAGGTACGCCAACTGGGCCGAGCACTTCAAGGCGCCGATGATCGAGTCGCTGGCGCAGCTGGGCGTGGAGTACCACCCGATCAGCCAGACCGAGCAGTACACCACCGGCAAGTACCGCGAGCAGATCCTGCTGGCCATGCGCGAGCGGGCCCGCATCGACGCGGTGCTGGACCGCTACCGCACCAAGAACCGCACCGCCGGGGGCGCCCAGCCGGGCAAGCTCGACGAGGAAGAGGCGGCCGCCGCCGCGGAGGCCGCCGAAGGTTCGGGCGCAGCCGGCGAGGACGACGGCAACACCGTGGCGGGGTACTTCCCGTACAAGCCGTACTGCTCGGTGTGCGACCGCGACCTGACCACGGTGGTGGCGTACGACGACGAGACCACCGAGCTGGACTACACCTGCGCCTGCGGGCACGCCGAGCAGGTCCGGCTGTCCGAGCACAACCGGGGCAAGCTGGTCTGGAAGGTCGACTGGCCGATGCGCTGGGCGTACGAGGGCGTGATCTTCGAGCCCTCGGGCGTGGACCACTCCTCCCCCGGCTCGTCGTTCCAGGTCGGCGGGCAGCTCGTGGGCGAGATCTTCGGCGGCGAGCAGCCGATCGGCCCGATGTACGCCTTCGTCGGCATCTCCGGCATGGCCAAGATGAGCAGCTCGCGCGGCGGCGTGCCGACCGCGGCCGACGCGCTGGACATCATGGAGCCGCCGCTGCTCCGCTGGCTGTACGCCCGCCGCCGCCCGAACCAGTCGTTCAAGATCGCATTCGACCAGGAGATCCAGCGCCTGTACGACGAGTGGGACACCCTCGGCCGCAAGGTCGGCGACGGCACCGCCACCCCGGCCGACGCCGCGGCGTACACCCGCGCCGTGGGCACCGCCGCCGGGCTGCTGCCGGTCACGCCGCACGTGCTGCCGTACCGGACCCTGGCCTCGATCGTGGACGTCACCACCGGCGACGAGGCGCAGACCCTGCGCATCCTGCGCGACCTCGACCCGGCCGACCCGGTCGCCTCGCTGGACGAGACCCGGCCCCGCCTGGACAAGGCCCAGCGCTGGATCACCACGCACGTGCCCGCCGACCAGCGCACCCGCGTGCTGGCCGGGCCGGACACCGCGCGGCTGGCCGAACTCGGCGAGACCGAACGGGAGTCGCTGCGGCTGCTGCTGGCCGGGCTCGACGAGCACTGGTCCCTGGAGGGCCTGACCACCCTGGTGTACGGCGTGCCGAAGGTCATGCTGGGGCTGCCGCCGGACGTCAAGCCGACGCCGGAGCTGAAGACGGCGCAACGGGAGTTCTTCGCGCTGCTGTACCACCTGCTGGTCGGCCGCGACACCGGCCCGCGCCTGCCCACGCTGCTGCTGGCGGTCGGCCCGGACCGCGTCCGCACCCTGCTGACCCCCGCCGCGGCCTGA
- a CDS encoding tyrosine-protein phosphatase encodes MSRHVPFQRVRNFRDLGGYRTADGRTVAWGRLYRSDTLGKFDDDDWAAFLALGVRTVIDLRYPWEIERGGRVREHDSFTWHNLSVEHRPYKQASQGPEVDPVPFLAGKYAEVAEDGVAELATALRLIAGEGDGPLVFHCYAGKDRTGIVAALVLSLLDVPEDVIVADFALTGLITEHLVADITARMGRPPVWPGYGRAPEGVMRLFLADLTERYGSVRGYAEQRLGVDEPLVQALRTRLLEP; translated from the coding sequence GTGAGCAGACATGTCCCGTTCCAGCGCGTACGCAACTTCCGTGACCTCGGCGGCTACCGGACGGCCGACGGCCGCACCGTGGCCTGGGGGCGGCTGTACCGGTCGGACACGCTGGGCAAGTTCGACGACGACGACTGGGCGGCCTTCCTGGCCCTGGGTGTGCGCACCGTGATCGATCTGCGCTACCCGTGGGAGATCGAGCGCGGCGGCCGGGTTCGCGAGCACGACAGCTTCACCTGGCACAACCTGAGCGTCGAGCACCGGCCGTACAAGCAGGCCAGCCAGGGGCCGGAGGTCGACCCGGTGCCGTTCCTGGCGGGCAAGTACGCCGAGGTGGCCGAGGACGGGGTGGCGGAGCTGGCCACGGCGCTGCGGCTGATCGCCGGGGAGGGCGACGGGCCGCTGGTGTTCCACTGCTACGCGGGCAAGGACCGGACCGGGATCGTGGCGGCGCTGGTGCTGTCGCTGCTGGACGTGCCCGAGGACGTGATCGTCGCCGATTTCGCGCTGACGGGCCTGATCACCGAGCATCTGGTGGCGGACATCACGGCCCGGATGGGGCGGCCGCCGGTCTGGCCGGGATACGGGCGGGCGCCGGAGGGGGTCATGCGGCTGTTCCTGGCGGATTTGACTGAGCGGTACGGGTCGGTGCGCGGGTACGCCGAGCAGCGGCTGGGCGTCGACGAGCCGCTGGTCCAGGCCCTGCGCACCCGCCTGCTGGAACCCTGA
- a CDS encoding YqgE/AlgH family protein produces the protein MASGEPHTTWHDKAGKGSGRYGVESLTGHLLVALPTLNDPNFERTVVFVLAHEADGALGVVLNRPTEAPVGDVLPGWESLLREPGVLFEGGPVGTDSAICVARARAGVAGFVGFSRVMGQIGTVDLSRDPARVGQRLECVRVYHGYAGWAAGQLEQEITEGSWLVFEALPSDPFRTQPEDLWPLVLRRQGGITSALANYPPNPTLN, from the coding sequence ATGGCGTCGGGAGAGCCACACACCACGTGGCATGACAAGGCGGGGAAAGGTTCGGGGCGATACGGGGTGGAGTCACTGACCGGGCACCTGCTGGTTGCCCTGCCCACACTGAACGACCCGAACTTCGAGCGTACGGTCGTCTTCGTGCTGGCCCACGAGGCCGACGGAGCGCTGGGGGTGGTGCTGAACCGGCCCACCGAGGCCCCGGTGGGCGACGTCCTGCCGGGCTGGGAGTCACTGCTGCGCGAGCCCGGGGTCCTCTTCGAGGGCGGCCCCGTCGGCACCGACTCGGCGATCTGCGTGGCCCGCGCCCGCGCCGGGGTGGCGGGCTTCGTCGGCTTCAGCCGCGTGATGGGCCAGATCGGGACCGTGGACCTCAGTCGCGACCCGGCCCGGGTCGGCCAGCGCCTGGAGTGCGTCCGGGTCTACCACGGCTACGCCGGCTGGGCCGCCGGGCAGCTCGAACAGGAGATCACCGAGGGCTCCTGGCTCGTCTTCGAGGCCCTCCCCAGCGACCCCTTCCGCACCCAGCCCGAAGACCTGTGGCCCCTGGTCCTCCGCCGCCAGGGCGGCATCACCTCCGCCCTGGCCAACTACCCCCCCAACCCCACCCTCAACTGA
- a CDS encoding nucleosidase, whose protein sequence is MLLTGAIRPDLPLLAVALPEEAEHLNSPYPVLLTGVGKVQAALSVTRALAAGPRPREIINLGTAGALHPGLTGIHLVSRVVQHDFDSSGITALTGHTFGAPIDLAGQGPVLATGDVFVSDPQLRAALARSAALVDMEGYAVAAAASAFGVPVRLVKQVSDEADGQAFRSWNAAVSECSKALGAWLAGDVRAA, encoded by the coding sequence ATGCTGCTGACCGGTGCCATCCGACCCGACCTGCCACTGCTCGCCGTGGCTCTGCCGGAGGAGGCCGAGCACCTGAACTCGCCGTACCCGGTGCTGCTGACCGGGGTCGGCAAGGTGCAGGCGGCGCTGTCGGTGACCCGGGCGCTGGCGGCGGGGCCGCGGCCCCGCGAGATCATCAATCTGGGTACGGCCGGCGCGCTGCACCCGGGCCTGACCGGCATCCACCTGGTCAGCCGGGTGGTGCAGCACGACTTCGACTCCAGCGGCATCACGGCGCTGACCGGGCACACGTTCGGCGCTCCGATCGACCTGGCCGGCCAGGGGCCCGTGCTGGCCACGGGGGACGTGTTCGTCTCCGACCCGCAGCTGCGGGCCGCGCTCGCCCGCTCGGCGGCGCTGGTCGACATGGAGGGCTACGCCGTGGCCGCCGCCGCCTCGGCGTTCGGCGTGCCGGTGCGCCTGGTCAAGCAGGTCAGTGACGAAGCAGACGGGCAGGCGTTCCGGAGCTGGAACGCGGCGGTGAGCGAGTGCTCGAAGGCGCTGGGCGCGTGGCTGGCGGGAGACGTCCGCGCGGCCTAG
- a CDS encoding ABC transporter permease: MNKLVRMEARLFLRDPAAVIFGILLTPLILVILGSVPGFRQPDPGLGGLRVIDLYVPILIAMALGTIALTMLPAQLVTYRERGVLRRLSVTPARPRDLLAAQLLVHLVLMALGTAAVLVLGRLVFGVALPGNPVAWVLALVLSAAALFGIGLLVASAVPGVKVAQGIGSVLFFPILFFGGLWVPREAMPPGLRHVSDLTPLGAGVQAMGDAAVGHWPQPLHLAVLAGYIVVTWLLAIRLFRWE; the protein is encoded by the coding sequence ATGAACAAGCTGGTCCGGATGGAGGCGCGCCTGTTCCTGCGCGACCCCGCCGCGGTGATATTCGGCATCCTGCTGACCCCGCTGATCCTGGTGATCCTCGGCAGCGTCCCCGGCTTCCGCCAGCCCGACCCGGGCCTGGGCGGCCTCCGCGTGATCGACCTGTACGTGCCGATCCTCATCGCGATGGCGCTGGGCACGATCGCGCTGACGATGCTGCCCGCGCAGCTGGTCACCTACCGCGAGCGCGGGGTGCTGCGGCGGCTGTCGGTCACCCCGGCCCGGCCGCGCGACCTGCTCGCGGCGCAGCTGCTGGTGCACCTGGTGCTGATGGCGCTCGGGACGGCGGCGGTGCTGGTGCTGGGGCGGCTGGTGTTCGGGGTGGCGCTGCCGGGCAACCCGGTGGCGTGGGTGCTGGCGCTGGTGCTGTCGGCGGCGGCGCTGTTCGGGATCGGGCTGCTCGTGGCGTCCGCCGTGCCGGGCGTCAAGGTGGCGCAGGGTATCGGCTCGGTGCTGTTCTTCCCGATCCTGTTCTTCGGCGGGCTGTGGGTGCCCCGCGAGGCGATGCCGCCGGGGCTGCGCCACGTCAGCGACCTGACGCCGCTGGGCGCCGGGGTGCAGGCGATGGGCGACGCCGCCGTGGGCCACTGGCCGCAGCCGCTGCACCTGGCGGTGCTGGCCGGATACATCGTGGTCACCTGGCTGCTGGCGATCCGGCTCTTCCGCTGGGAGTAG
- a CDS encoding ABC transporter ATP-binding protein, which yields MTVIEVTDLTKRYGDRTVVDGVSFTVAEGEIFGILGRNGAGKTTTVECVSGLRRPDGGTVRVHGLDPHRDADRERLRRVLGVQLQEAALPERIRVAEALDLFASFYPDPADPARLLAELGLEQARGTAYGKLSGGQKQRLSIALALIGSPRVAILDELTTGLDPQARRDTWALIEQVRARGVTIVLVTHFMDEARRLCDRIAVIHEGRVAAVDTPDGLVGRVAAGQRVLFRAPSAVDTAALAALPGVDSAAREGGELVVAGRDVLLAVVTELARQGITPTELRVEQAGLEDAFIALTEATA from the coding sequence ATGACCGTCATCGAAGTAACCGACCTGACCAAGCGGTACGGCGACCGTACCGTCGTGGACGGGGTGAGCTTCACCGTCGCCGAGGGCGAGATCTTCGGCATCCTGGGCCGCAACGGCGCCGGCAAGACCACCACGGTCGAGTGCGTCAGCGGCCTGCGCCGCCCCGACGGCGGCACCGTGCGGGTGCACGGCCTCGACCCGCACCGCGACGCCGACCGCGAGCGGCTGCGCCGGGTGCTCGGCGTGCAGTTGCAGGAGGCGGCGCTGCCCGAGCGCATCCGCGTCGCCGAGGCGCTGGACCTGTTCGCCTCGTTCTACCCGGACCCGGCCGACCCGGCCCGGCTGCTGGCCGAACTCGGCCTGGAGCAGGCGCGCGGCACCGCGTACGGCAAGTTGTCCGGCGGCCAGAAGCAGCGGCTGTCGATCGCGCTGGCCCTGATCGGCTCGCCGCGCGTCGCGATCCTGGACGAGCTCACCACCGGCCTGGACCCACAGGCCCGCCGCGACACCTGGGCCCTGATCGAGCAGGTGCGGGCCCGGGGGGTGACCATCGTGCTGGTCACCCACTTCATGGACGAGGCCCGGCGGCTGTGCGACCGCATCGCCGTCATCCACGAGGGCCGGGTGGCCGCCGTGGACACCCCTGACGGGCTGGTGGGCCGGGTCGCGGCCGGGCAGCGGGTGCTGTTCCGCGCGCCGTCGGCCGTGGACACGGCGGCGCTGGCCGCCCTGCCCGGCGTCGACTCCGCGGCCCGCGAGGGCGGCGAACTGGTGGTGGCCGGGCGCGACGTGCTGCTGGCCGTGGTCACCGAACTGGCCCGCCAGGGCATCACCCCCACCGAGCTGCGCGTGGAGCAGGCCGGGCTGGAAGACGCGTTCATCGCACTGACGGAAGCGACGGCATGA